The following is a genomic window from Terriglobales bacterium.
TCTGAACCTCGGTCCGCCCGCGCGATATTTGCTGCTTGCCATCGATCAGAATCGGACAGGGCTTCACATCAACTGACACCGCAGAGACCGCCATGACATCCTCCCCGCTGCAATGACGCTGATTCTACACCACCTCGCAGCTTCGCCCCGGCCCGCTGGAAGACAAATGGCTTCGCTTTTGCTCTCCAGCGCATGCTGGGTGGTAACCCTTCGAACAGGAGACATTTTTTGCATCACGCTCTCGCGATCTTCCCTCCAAGTAGCTAGTGCGGTGATCAGGAGGAGGCTCTACGACCGAACTCATCTTCGGAGTTGTCAGTTGACTTCCACTATCCAGCCATGAACCAGGGAAAATAGCCTTGGCTACCGCGACGCGCGCAGTGCCGATGACGTATTCGCGACCCACGCACAATCCGTGGGCGATTGCGCTTACCGTCACCCTGGCCACCTTCATGGAAGTCCTGGACACCTCCATTGCAAACGTATCTCTGCCACACATTGCCGGCGGACTCTCGGCCAGCCAGGATGAAGCAACCTGGGTTCTCACCAGTTATCTGGTCTCCAATGCTGTCGTTCTTCCGGTTTCCGGCTGGATCTCGGACCGCATAGGGCGCAAGCGCTTCTACATGAGCTGTGTTTTCCTGTTTACAGTGAGTTCTTTTCTCTGCGGCTTTGCGCCCACGCTCCCGATGCTCATCTTTTTCCGCATACTTCAGGGCGCTGGTGGCGGAGGGCTTGCCCCCAGCGAACAGGCGATCCTGGCGGACACCTTCCCTCCCAAGAAGCGCGGCATGGCCTTTGCCGTGTACGGCATGGCGGTGGTGCTCGCTCCTGCCATTGGCCCTACTCTGGGTGGCTTCATCACCGACAACTACAGCTGGCGCTGGATTTTCTACATCAATGTCCCCGTGGGAATTCTCTCTCTGATGCTCACCAACATCATGGTTGAGGATCCGCCGCCGATGGCCGAAGTGCGCAGGAAATCGCGGTTCATTCCAGTAGATTACATAGGCTTGGGTCTGGTCGCGGTGGGCTTGGGCTGCCTGCAGGTTGTACTCGACAAAGGTCAGGAAGATGACTGGTTCGGATCCCACTTCATCACTGCTTTCACCATCACCTGTGCGGTCTCGCTGATCGCCTTCATTATCTGGGAGTCGCGACAGCGCTACCCGATCGTCAATCTGCGCTTATTTCGGATCCGCACCTTCGCCGTGGCAAACGTACTCATGTTCCTGCTGGGCATCGTGCTTTTTGGTACCACGGTGCTCATCCCGCTCTATCTGCAGAGCCTGATGGGTTACACCGCGCAGAAGGCAGGAGAGGTGCTTTCGCCCGGGGCAGTGGTCATCATTTTTCTTATGCCGCTCGTTGGCTGGCTGGTTGCCAAAGTGGACGCGCGTTATCTCATCGCGTTAGGGTTCCTGACTACCTCGCTGGCTCTCTTGCACATGACCAATCTCTACCTCGGTATCGATTTTCGAACCGCCGTGATGTTTCGCGTCTATCAGGCTGCGGGTCTGGCCTTCCTCTTTGTGCCCATAAACACTATCTCCTACGTTGGCGTGCCGCCCGACCAGAACAATCAGGTATCCGGGCTGATGAATCTGTCTCGTAATCTCGGGGGAAGCGTGGGAATCTCGCTGGTGACGACGTTACTGGCGCGCCGCGCTCAACTTCACCAAAACAACCTTGTAAGCAATACGTATACTTCGAATCCTTCATTCCGAAATATGGTAGATGGGCTCACCCAGCAACTGACCACACGTGGCGTGATTCCCTCCGAGGCGACCCAACAAGCCTACGGCCGCATTTATGCGACGCTGGGACGTCAAGCCTCCGTACTCGCCTACATCGACACCATCAAGCTCCTGGCAGTGATCTGCCTATGCCTGGTTCCGCTTGTATTCATTATGCGGAAGAACAAGCCCGGCCGCGGTCCCGCGGCAGCTCACTAGTGTTTCTGCGGGCGAAATCGTACGCATGGGAGGCACGTTCTTGGACGTCTTGATTTCGGAAGACTAAGCTCGAAACGCGAAGAATAGAAACACAAGAGCAAAAGAAAGGACCATTCATCGTTTGATGAATGGTCCTGTGACCTAACAAGTATTCTTATGTCGCGTTATTTCCGCAGCTGCAGGAACCCTTTCCGCTTCCCAGGAACAATACGAACGAGCATGCCTGGCCCAGGAATGAGAGTTCATCCGCTTGCAGGGTCGCTCCCAGGAACTCATCCTCGGTGGTTACCAGTTTCTGGTCACCCGGATTTTGCAGATGGGTCGCCCAGGCCCGCAGATCCGGTGTGGGAACCGGACTGGTGGGGTCGCAATTCGCCTGGTTGTCGGAAACGATCTTGATCACGCCATCCGGCGCCGGTGGCCACCCCTGGAGGGGGTTCCAGGTCAAATCGTTATTAACGGAAAGAATCAGCAACCCGTTGGCCGTGATCGGGCAGGTGCAACACTCGGTCATTTCCTGGTTGGCATCGAACACATATATGTCCGCACAAACCGTGCCATGGTGGGCACTCAGCGGAGTGCCTTGCTCCCCAGGGTTGATGATCCGGACGGTCTGATCATAGGCGGTGCGGGAGGGAGCCCGATTGGAGTAGTAGTTAACCCAATAAGTGTCGGTCGACTGTGCCGATGCGAACGACACAAGACCAAGCACGACGAGCAACAGACTTGTGGCTGCAATAGCCTTTCTCACGCTATGGTTCCTCCTTAGTTTTCTTGGGGGCCGGAGTTGGACAGCTTGGGTGACCAATGCCAGGTTGAAAAACCTCACAACCCAGTAAGCAGAGAGAGGTGAAACCGCATACAAGATCGCAAGTAACCATGTACTTCCGCAATTACCCATGCTGACTAAATCTGGGGACTACACCGACGGACTAAATGGCAGGGAAAGATGCTTTCCCTGATGTCGGCACTAATTTGGGTTGACTCTTTGCGCCAACTGCGCCTCCACTGTTGCTCCA
Proteins encoded in this region:
- a CDS encoding DHA2 family efflux MFS transporter permease subunit — translated: MATATRAVPMTYSRPTHNPWAIALTVTLATFMEVLDTSIANVSLPHIAGGLSASQDEATWVLTSYLVSNAVVLPVSGWISDRIGRKRFYMSCVFLFTVSSFLCGFAPTLPMLIFFRILQGAGGGGLAPSEQAILADTFPPKKRGMAFAVYGMAVVLAPAIGPTLGGFITDNYSWRWIFYINVPVGILSLMLTNIMVEDPPPMAEVRRKSRFIPVDYIGLGLVAVGLGCLQVVLDKGQEDDWFGSHFITAFTITCAVSLIAFIIWESRQRYPIVNLRLFRIRTFAVANVLMFLLGIVLFGTTVLIPLYLQSLMGYTAQKAGEVLSPGAVVIIFLMPLVGWLVAKVDARYLIALGFLTTSLALLHMTNLYLGIDFRTAVMFRVYQAAGLAFLFVPINTISYVGVPPDQNNQVSGLMNLSRNLGGSVGISLVTTLLARRAQLHQNNLVSNTYTSNPSFRNMVDGLTQQLTTRGVIPSEATQQAYGRIYATLGRQASVLAYIDTIKLLAVICLCLVPLVFIMRKNKPGRGPAAAH